The Eleginops maclovinus isolate JMC-PN-2008 ecotype Puerto Natales chromosome 3, JC_Emac_rtc_rv5, whole genome shotgun sequence genome includes a region encoding these proteins:
- the cnih4 gene encoding protein cornichon homolog 4 isoform X2, with amino-acid sequence MVGQCLSTMLMLVSMHWFVFLLNLPVAAWNIYRYVKVPMGNMGVFDPTEIHNRGQLKSHMKEAMIKLGYHLLCFFIYLYSMILALIND; translated from the exons ATGGTTGGCCAGTGTCTTTCCACCATGCTGATGTTGGTCTCCATGCACTGGTTCGTCTTCCTGCTCAACCTGCCGGTAGCAGCCTGGAACATTTATAG GTACGTGAAGGTTCCCATGGGAAACATGGGTGTGTTCGACCCCACTGAGATCCACAACCGGGGGCAGCTCAAGTCCCACATGAAGGAGGCCATGATCAAACTGGGTTACCACCTGCTCTGCTTCTTCATCTACTTGTAtag CATGATCCTGGCTCTGATCAACGACTGA
- the wdr26a gene encoding WD repeat-containing protein 26 isoform X1, translating into MQGNGAGQDQDSELSCRNGAQNGESSSTGEAHSNGLESVTNNGNTVNNNNNGVSAAPESNNSNGTADAKKKKRLSQCEEDVIRLIGQHLHDLGLNQTVDLLMQESGCRLEHPSATKFRNHVMEGEWDKAESDLNELKALMHSPSAIVRMKFLLLQQKYLEYLEDGKVLEALQVLRSELTPLKYNTERIHILSGYLMCSHAEDLRAKAEWEGKGTESRTKLLDKLQTYLPPSVMLPPRRLQTLLKQAVELQRERCLYHNTKLDSGLDSVSLLLDHACSRKQFPCYTQQILTEHCNEVWFCKFSNNGTKLATGSKDTTVIVWHVDMETQQLKLMKTLEGHAYGVSYLAWSPDDTYLIACGPDDCSELWLWNVQTGELRTKMSQSHEDSLTSVAWNPDGKRFVTGGQRGQFYQCDLDGNLLDSWEGVRVQCLWCLSDGRTVLASDTHQRIRGYNFEDLTDRNIVQEDHPIMSFTVSKNGRLALLNVATQGVHLWDLQDRVLVRKYQGVTQGFYTIHSGFGGHNEDFIASGSEADSVSCLPSDHKVYIWHRRSELPIAELTGHTRTVNCVSWNPVLPGLLASASDDGTVRIWGPAPFLDVQDADGLNDCSSMDS; encoded by the exons ATGCAGGGGAACGGGGCAGGACAGGACCAAGACTCAGAACTGTCCTGCCGAAACGGTGCGCAGAACGGCGAGTCGTCCTCTACCGGAGAGGCTCACTCCAACGGACTGGAGTCTGTGACTAACAATGGAAAcactgtcaacaacaacaacaacggaGTGTCAGCAGCGCCGGAGTCCAACAACAGCAACGGCACGGCGGAcgcgaagaagaagaagcgcCTGTCTCAGTGCGAGGAGGACGTCATCAGGCTCATCGGACAGCATCTACACGACCTGGGGCTCAA CCAGACGGTGGACCTCCTGATGCAGGAGTCCGGATGCAGACTGGAGCACCCCTCTGCCACCAAGTTCCGCAACCATGTCATGGAAGGAGAGTGGGACAAG GCTGAGAGTGACCTCAATGAACTGAAGGCATTGATGCATTCTCCAAGTGCTATTGTG CGGATGaagttcctgctgctgcagcagaagTATCTGGAGTACCTGGAGGACGGGAAAGTGCTGGAGGCCCTGCAGGTCCTCAGATCTGAGCTCACCCCTCTCAAGTACAACACGGAGCGGATCCACATCCTGAGCGG GTATCTGATGTGCAGTCATGCAGAGGACCTGCGGGCCAAAGCAGAGTGGGAGGGCAAAGGCACGGAGTCCCGCACCAAGCTGCTGGACAAGCTGCAGA catacCTGCCTCCCTCAGTGATGCTGCCCCCCCGGCGCCTGCAGACCCTGCTGAAGCAGGCggtggagctgcagagggagcGCTGCCTGTACCACAACACCAAGCTGGACAGCGGGCTGGACTCTGTGTCCCTGCTGCTGGACCACGCCTGCAGCCGG AAGCAGTTCCCCTGCTACACTCAGCAGATCCTCACTGAACACTGCAACGAGGTCTGGTTCTGCAAGTTCTCCAACAACGGCACAAAACTGGCAACCGGGTCCAAAGACACCACGGTCATAGTGTGGCACGTGGACATG GAAACCCAGCAGCTGAAGTTGATGAAGACTCTGGAGGGTCACGCGTACGGGGTCTCGTACCTGGCGTGGAGCCCTGATGACACATATCTGATCGCCTGTGGACCTGATGACTGCTCTGAGCTGTGGCTGTGGAATGTTCAG ACGGGGGAGTTACGAACCAAGATGAGTCAGTCTCATGAGGACAGCCTGACCAGCGTGGCCTGGAACCCCGACGGCAAACGCTTCGTCACCGGGGGCCAGAGAGGCCAGTTCTACCAGTGT GACCTGGATGGGAACCTGCTGGACTCCTGGGAAGGAGTGCGGGTTCAGTGCCTGTGGTGTCTGAGCGACGGCCGGACCGTGCTCGCATCCGACACCCACCAACGCATTCGTGGATACAACTTTGAGGACCTGACGGACAGGAACAT AGTGCAGGAGGACCACCCTATCATGTCCTTCACTGTTTCCAAAAACGGACGGTTAGCTCTGCTCAATGTCGCAACTCAG GGAGTGCACCTATGGGACCTGCAGGACCGGGTGCTGGTGAGGAAGTACCAAGGCGTGACCCAAGGCTTCTACACCATCCACTCCGGCTTCGGAGGGCATAATGAAGACTTCATCGCTAGTGGCAGCGAAG CTGACAGCGTGTCCTGTCTCCCGTCAGACCACAAAGTTTACATCTGGCACCGGCGCAGTGAGCTGCCCATCGCAGAGCTGACGGGTCACACCCGCACGGTCAACTGTGTGAGCTGGAACCCCGTCCTGCCCGGGCTGCTGGCCAGCGCCTCTGACGACGGGACCGTCCGGATCTGGGGCCCCGCCCCCTTCCTGGATGTCCAGGATGCAGACGGGCTCAATG ATTGCAGCAGCATGGACAGCTGA
- the wdr26a gene encoding WD repeat-containing protein 26 isoform X2, producing MQGNGAGQDQDSELSCRNGAQNGESSSTGEAHSNGLESVTNNGNTVNNNNNGVSAAPESNNSNGTADAKKKKRLSQCEEDVIRLIGQHLHDLGLNQTVDLLMQESGCRLEHPSATKFRNHVMEGEWDKAESDLNELKALMHSPSAIVRMKFLLLQQKYLEYLEDGKVLEALQVLRSELTPLKYNTERIHILSGYLMCSHAEDLRAKAEWEGKGTESRTKLLDKLQTYLPPSVMLPPRRLQTLLKQAVELQRERCLYHNTKLDSGLDSVSLLLDHACSRKQFPCYTQQILTEHCNEVWFCKFSNNGTKLATGSKDTTVIVWHVDMETQQLKLMKTLEGHAYGVSYLAWSPDDTYLIACGPDDCSELWLWNVQTGELRTKMSQSHEDSLTSVAWNPDGKRFVTGGQRGQFYQCDLDGNLLDSWEGVRVQCLWCLSDGRTVLASDTHQRIRGYNFEDLTDRNIVQEDHPIMSFTVSKNGRLALLNVATQGVHLWDLQDRVLVRKYQGVTQGFYTIHSGFGGHNEDFIASGSEDHKVYIWHRRSELPIAELTGHTRTVNCVSWNPVLPGLLASASDDGTVRIWGPAPFLDVQDADGLNDCSSMDS from the exons ATGCAGGGGAACGGGGCAGGACAGGACCAAGACTCAGAACTGTCCTGCCGAAACGGTGCGCAGAACGGCGAGTCGTCCTCTACCGGAGAGGCTCACTCCAACGGACTGGAGTCTGTGACTAACAATGGAAAcactgtcaacaacaacaacaacggaGTGTCAGCAGCGCCGGAGTCCAACAACAGCAACGGCACGGCGGAcgcgaagaagaagaagcgcCTGTCTCAGTGCGAGGAGGACGTCATCAGGCTCATCGGACAGCATCTACACGACCTGGGGCTCAA CCAGACGGTGGACCTCCTGATGCAGGAGTCCGGATGCAGACTGGAGCACCCCTCTGCCACCAAGTTCCGCAACCATGTCATGGAAGGAGAGTGGGACAAG GCTGAGAGTGACCTCAATGAACTGAAGGCATTGATGCATTCTCCAAGTGCTATTGTG CGGATGaagttcctgctgctgcagcagaagTATCTGGAGTACCTGGAGGACGGGAAAGTGCTGGAGGCCCTGCAGGTCCTCAGATCTGAGCTCACCCCTCTCAAGTACAACACGGAGCGGATCCACATCCTGAGCGG GTATCTGATGTGCAGTCATGCAGAGGACCTGCGGGCCAAAGCAGAGTGGGAGGGCAAAGGCACGGAGTCCCGCACCAAGCTGCTGGACAAGCTGCAGA catacCTGCCTCCCTCAGTGATGCTGCCCCCCCGGCGCCTGCAGACCCTGCTGAAGCAGGCggtggagctgcagagggagcGCTGCCTGTACCACAACACCAAGCTGGACAGCGGGCTGGACTCTGTGTCCCTGCTGCTGGACCACGCCTGCAGCCGG AAGCAGTTCCCCTGCTACACTCAGCAGATCCTCACTGAACACTGCAACGAGGTCTGGTTCTGCAAGTTCTCCAACAACGGCACAAAACTGGCAACCGGGTCCAAAGACACCACGGTCATAGTGTGGCACGTGGACATG GAAACCCAGCAGCTGAAGTTGATGAAGACTCTGGAGGGTCACGCGTACGGGGTCTCGTACCTGGCGTGGAGCCCTGATGACACATATCTGATCGCCTGTGGACCTGATGACTGCTCTGAGCTGTGGCTGTGGAATGTTCAG ACGGGGGAGTTACGAACCAAGATGAGTCAGTCTCATGAGGACAGCCTGACCAGCGTGGCCTGGAACCCCGACGGCAAACGCTTCGTCACCGGGGGCCAGAGAGGCCAGTTCTACCAGTGT GACCTGGATGGGAACCTGCTGGACTCCTGGGAAGGAGTGCGGGTTCAGTGCCTGTGGTGTCTGAGCGACGGCCGGACCGTGCTCGCATCCGACACCCACCAACGCATTCGTGGATACAACTTTGAGGACCTGACGGACAGGAACAT AGTGCAGGAGGACCACCCTATCATGTCCTTCACTGTTTCCAAAAACGGACGGTTAGCTCTGCTCAATGTCGCAACTCAG GGAGTGCACCTATGGGACCTGCAGGACCGGGTGCTGGTGAGGAAGTACCAAGGCGTGACCCAAGGCTTCTACACCATCCACTCCGGCTTCGGAGGGCATAATGAAGACTTCATCGCTAGTGGCAGCGAAG ACCACAAAGTTTACATCTGGCACCGGCGCAGTGAGCTGCCCATCGCAGAGCTGACGGGTCACACCCGCACGGTCAACTGTGTGAGCTGGAACCCCGTCCTGCCCGGGCTGCTGGCCAGCGCCTCTGACGACGGGACCGTCCGGATCTGGGGCCCCGCCCCCTTCCTGGATGTCCAGGATGCAGACGGGCTCAATG ATTGCAGCAGCATGGACAGCTGA